A single Drosophila miranda strain MSH22 chromosome XR, D.miranda_PacBio2.1, whole genome shotgun sequence DNA region contains:
- the LOC108151747 gene encoding arginine-glutamic acid dipeptide repeats protein isoform X2, with product MAASTQGEIRVGPGHQVNDVYAKLPDYNPISSFPIDKETDERELEESRWSPGVVADGDLLMFLRAARSMAAFQGMCDGGLEDGCLAASRDDTTINALDVLHDSGYDPGKALQALVKCPVSKGIDKKWTEDETKKFIKGLRQFGKNFFRIHKDLLPHKDTPELVEFYYLWKKTPGANNNRPHRRRRQSALRRNRVTRANNNTPPKKEDTPEPQTATTAATATGSASETASRSSPAVSKEENSSLTEDDASECDSDSSLTNKRDESPSRMRTRNKQQNNNNNNNSNNNNSSSNTTTNSSSSSSTASNSGGGGGGASVGGSSAGGGSAAAGATATNSSSKDQSTTNNAVANGKRPKRGSETPDAGGGASSVDSPKTPTKAVAESSATKRKGGKQDTPNKKKRTEQEQANDQAANAGVGAGGVGGSDENISSLKEKRKQQRPDSPVESMNSDSRPDSVLDDGESNTTDTTTAEQQSTKDSKELMLNCKEEREMATNDGDGLHLEPKTEEKSIKAEVASEDCSKEALSIKNMDEETNIQAPNSVDGLLLKDSPANTIQQDCGVPPVNTVAAPLTMKVPTIATVEALNASVERKEAIEKMETCESDPDLLKKLATIKQEVSPQQQHQQQQQQQPPQQPPQQQQQLNPISIQPPPACPPTEAVYIKKEPMDDSMDATCNQNSNEPQDLKVKIEIKNEDSLKHNAGGLPLTGPGVPPTSMHSHSMAGGESGQPPLGEPLHLSHLPHGQQPLQPPPASYLIDAQLKYGPPGGQQQQQQQQPPQLPQLHSDPAGAGGNGPPQGGPNTSQKYPPEMEMKFTPQDLKYPPPPPLDALKYSQEMQAVAAAAAAAAAAAAAGKYDMKYMIEQPGKYPVELSAAHQPPLKQGYQDSLKIPDVKSGFGHLPHNMASQLDVAHKYGPPPTSQEQQQQQQQQQQQQQQQQQQQQQQQQSQPPAHQVPPGATPPPGIAMPKPHYQHDVQTPPLGRPFEPGMMHKYGDPLAAKYGPPQPQDLKYPMPPVVSAAGPVDVKPYGENLIKSSPYGPPPESPIDASSRSTPGQDSQGSNSNSQPSSMAPQPQQFQSPHPSPHMPSPAGGGLPPGMHPQNLIHGLPPGGAGGPQPPPPPTSLHQSSSGAPGVPPGMHPGLHPGQHSQMSVASSMPPSSIGIPPTLSTMAPSHMHPHMHPHHLQQVLHRPHDMPPSMHPHAPMAMSLQGHPQHGHGLPPSHAPQQQQQQQQPPGGPAGTVRTPSPAQHPPRSLHDPQSREQPPTSQPSTTMAGSGGGHGNPHQSPHTHRTSPLPGLAGNGHPPPGLIGHPMPIHPHLAHLPPGHPAHAALAHPGHHLLSHSIAGLGPGGGPIALLAGPGGLGGLPESALSRRTPPSHMPHSHVSSAPNTPHSVASMTSSSMALTTSTVPSSAFSRASPSVQISSGAGSAGPGSSSSNTPGGGQSNSSAAAAAAAAHRAASPASSVSSLSRQSPLHPVPQSPLSHHPSSSALSAAAAAVAERDRHALLRQQSPHMTPPPVSNASGLMASPLSKMYAPQPGQRGLGTSPPPHLRPGASPPVIRHPQMPLPLPLIAPGGGIPQIGVHPGQSPYPHPLLHPSVFYSPHHHPFNSHYGYAPYGPGFPAYMKPPPPSGPLDPAAVMAAHHAGLQGPPQQQQSRQDEQNAAAAAAARDAAEKQHHQAAAAAAAQQQQQQQQMKGPPQQQQQGGPQPNKPPTPKTPQGPGGPGVPVGMGGPGTPTGLPPGAYPGSHMPGYPPGPPHGSPFAPQDGQQHGMKPTSHMDALRAHAHSANSAGMGGGHHPTEPLPIDIEPDPEPDIPSPTHNIQRGPSPEAKPDDTECHRSQSAIFVRHIDRGDYNSCTRTDLIFKPVADSKLARKREERDRKLAEKERERRQQQQQQQQQQQQQQAAAAQQAAQQAKMKAELKPPYADTPALRQLSEYARPHVAFSPVEQMVPYHHPMGPMYRERELEEIKNAQAAAASQSRLDPHWMEYYRRGIHPSQFPLYANPAISQMERERLGIPPPHHVGLDPGEHMVRMIRLTREYHAHSHTHLHLPLHPQPQPPEAGFQLPPNVGQYPRPNMLIPREPHSDVLLRMSYADQLQYLQAAEFQRQSLHDQYFRNQLR from the exons ATGGCGGCCTCCACTCAAGGAGAAATTCGAGTGGGTCCCGGCCACCAGGTAAACGATGTCTAT GCAAAACTGCCCGATTATAATCCAATCTCAAGCTTCCCCATCGACAAGGAAACCGATGAACGTGAACTAGAGGAATCAAGATGGAGTCCAGGCGTTGTGGCCGATGGCGATTTGTTAATGTTCTTGCGTGCTGCCCGCTCGATGGCCGCATTTCAAGGAATGTGTGATGGCGGACTAGAAGACGGTTGTTTGGCTGCCAGTCGCGACGACACAACAATTAACGCACTCGACGTG CTCCACGATTCTGGCTACGATCCAGGCAAAGCTCTACAAGCACTAGTTAAGTGCCCCGTTTCGAAGGGCATCGACAAGAAGTGGACCGAGGACGAAACGAAAAAGTTTATCAAGGGTCTGCGACAATTTGGCAAGAATTTCTTTAGGATCCACAAGGATCTGCTGCCGCACAAGGACACCCCCGAGCTGGTCGAATTCTACTATCTGTGGAAGAAGACGCCCGGCGCGAACAACAATCGGCCGCACCGGCGACGCAGACAGAGCGCCCTGCGACGCAATCGTGTCACGCGCGCAAATAATAATACACCTCCCAAGAAGGAGGACACACCGGAACCACAAACTGCGACGAcggcggcgacggcgacggggTCGGCGTCAGAGACGGCGAGTCGCTCATCGCCCGCTGTCTCCAAGGAGGAGAACAGCTCTCTCACCGAGGACGACGCCAGCGAGTGTGACAGTGATTCGAGTCTGACCAACAAAAGGGATGAATCACCCTCTAGGATGAGGACGCGCAATAAACaacagaacaacaacaacaacaacaacagcaataacaacaacagcagcagcaacaccaccaccaacagcagcagcagcagcagcacggccagcaatagcggaggtggcggcggtggtgcGTCCGTCGGTGGCAGCTCTGCGGGAGGCGGAAGCGCTGCTGCAGGCGCCACGGCCACCAACAGCTCCTCGAAGGATCAGTCCACCACCAACAACGCTGTGGCCAATGGCAAGCGGCCCAAGCGAGGCTCCGAGACGCCCGATGCCGGCGGTGGAGCCTCCTCGGTGGACAGTCCCAAGACTCCGACCAAGGCTGTGGCCGAGAGTTCGGCTACCAAGCGCAAGGGCGGCAAACAGGACACGCCCAACAAAAAGAAGCGCACCGAACAGGAGCAGGCGAACGACCAGGCAGCCAATGCTGGCGTGGGAGCGGGAGGCGTCGGTGGATCGGACGAAAACATCAGCAGCTTGAAGGAGAAGAGAAAGCAGCAGCGGCCCGACAGTCCCGTGGAGAGCATGAACTCGGACAGCAGGCCGGACTCTGTGCTGGACGACGGCGAGTCGAATACCACGGACACGACCACCGCCGAACAGCAGTCGACCAAGGACAGCAAGGAGTTGATGCTCAACTGCAAGGAGGAGCGGGAGATGGCCACCAACGATGGTGATGGCCTCCACCTGGAGCCCAAAACGGAGGAGAAGTCCATCAAGGCAGAGGTCGCCTCGGAGGACTGCAGCAAGGAGGCGCTCTCGATCAAGAACATGGACGAGGAGACGAACATCCAGGCTCCGAACAGCGTGGATGGGCTGCTGCTTAAGGATTCCCCTGCCAACACAATCCAGCAGGACTGTGGTGTGCCTCCGGTTAACACCGTGGCAGCGCCCCTCACCATGAAGGTGCCGACCATTGCCACTGTGGAGGCGCTAAATGCCTCTGTGGAGCGCAAGGAGGCCATCGAGAAGATGGAGACCTGCGAAAGCGATCCCGATCTGCTCAAGAAGCTGGCCACCATCAAGCAGGAGGTCTCTCCccaacagcagcatcagcaacagcagcagcagcagccgccccagcagccgccgcagcaacagcagcagttgAATCCCATATCCATTCAGCCGCCACCTGCGTGTCCGCCCACGGAGGCGGTGTATATCAAGAAAGAGCCCATGGACGATTCGATGGATGCCACCTGCAATCAGAACAGCAACGAACCGCAAGATCTGAAGGTGAAGATTGAGATCAAGAACGAGGACTCGCTGAAGCACAACGCGGGAGGACTGCCGCTCACGGGGCCTGGGGTGCCGCCCACCTCCATGCATTCCCATTCGATGGCCGGTGGCGAGAGTGGGCAGCCGCCTTTGGGTGAGCCGCTGCATCTGTCGCATCTGCCACACGGCCAGCAGCCGCTGCAGCCACCTCCCGCCAGCTATCTGATCGATGCCCAGCTGAAGTACGGCCCGCCGGGaggacaacagcagcaacaacagcagcagcctccaCAGCTTCCGCAGCTGCACAGCGATCCGGCTGGAGCGGGCGGCAATGGACCACCCCAAGGCGGACCCAACACATCGCAAAAGTACCCGCCCGAAATGGAGATGAAATTCACGCCGCAGGATCTCAAGTatccgccgccaccgccgctggACGCACTCAAGTACAGCCAGGAGATGCAGGCGGTTGCCGCTGCagcagccgctgctgccgccgccgccgcggCTGGCAAGTACGACATGAAGTACATGATTGAGCAGCCCGGCAAGTATCCGGTGGAGTTGTCCGCCGCTCACCAGCCGCCATTGAAGCAGGGCTACCAGGATTCCCTCAAGATACCCGACGTCAAGTCGGGCTTTGGCCATCTGCCGCACAACATGGCCTCCCAGCTGGACGTGGCCCACAAGTACGGACCACCGCCGACGtcccaggagcagcagcagcagcagcaacaacaacaacaacaacaacaacaacaacagcagcagcaacaacagcaacagcagtccCAGCCGCCGGCCCATCAGGTGCCGCCGGGTGCCACGCCACCGCCGGGCATAGCCATGCCCAAGCCGCATTATCAGCACGATGTGCAGACGCCGCCATTGGGACGGCCCTTCGAGCCTGGAATGATGCACAAATACGGAGATCCTCTGGCGGCCAAATATGGCCCGCCCCAGCCGCAGGATCTGAAGTATCCGATGCCACCAGTCGTCTCCGCGGCGGGACCCGTGGACGTGAAGCCATACGGCGAGAACCTGATAAAGTCCTCCCCGTATGGCCCGCCCCCGGAGAGCCCTATAGACGCCTCGTCGCGCTCGACGCCAGGCCAGGACAGCCagggcagcaacagcaactcgcagccctcgtcgatggccccacagccgcagcagttCCAGTCGCCGCATCCCTCGCCTCACATGCCTTCACCCGCAGGCGGCGGCCTGCCGCCTGGGATGCATCCTCAAAATCTCATCCATGGCCTGCCGCCGGGTGGGGCCGGTGGACCccagccaccgccaccgcccaCATCCCTGCACCAGTCGTCGAGTGGTGCGCCGGGCGTTCCGCCGGGTATGCATCCGGGACTGCATCCGGGACAGCATTCGCAGATGTCGGTGGCCTCCTCGATGCCGCCCAGCTCGATCGGGATACCACCCACGCTGTCGACGATGGCGCCCTCGCATATGCATCCCCACATGCATCCGCATCATCTGCAGCAGGTGCTCCATCGGCCGCACGACATGCCACCCAGCATGCATCCGCACGCTCCGATGGCCATGTCCCTGCAAGGACATCCGCAACATGGTCACGGACTGCCGCCCTCCCACGCcccccaacagcagcagcagcaacagcagccgcctGGAGGTCCCGCCGGCACAGTGCGCACTCCATCGCCAGCCCAGCATCCGCCACGCAGTCTGCACGATCCCCAGTCCCGGGAGCAGCCGCCCACGTCGCAGCCCTCGACAACGATGGCCGGATCCGGCGGTGGTCATGGCAATCCGCACCAATCCCCGCATACGCATCGCACATCGCCGCTGCCGGGACTGGCGGGGAATGGCCATCCGCCGCCGGGACTCATTGGCCACCCAATGCCCATACATCCGCATCTGGCGCATCTTCCGCCGGGTCATCCGGCCCATGCGGCTCTCGCACATCCCGGACACCATCTGCTGTCGCACTCGATTGCCGGTCTGGGGCCGGGCGGCGGACCCATCGCTCTGCTAGCGGGTCCCGGAGGACTGGGCGGCCTTCCCGAATCCGCCCTCAGTCGTCGCACCCCGCCCAGCCATATGCCCCACTCGCACGTCTCATCGGCACCGAATACGCCCCATTCGGTGGCCTCGATGACGTCCAGCAGCATGGCTCTGACTACCAGCACGGTGCCGTCGTCGGCCTTCAGCCGTGCCAGTCCCAGCGTTCAGATCTCGAGTGGAGCCGGTTCAGCCGGacctggcagcagcagcagcaacacgcCTGGCGGTGGCCAGAGCAACTCCTcggcagccgcagcagcagcagctgcccaTCGAGCAGCCTCTCCAGCCTCCAGTGTGAGCAGCCTCAGTCGCCAGAGTCCGCTGCATCCGGTGCCGCAGTCGCCGCTTAGCCATCATCCCTCATCTTCGGCATTGTCGGCGGCTGCGGCAGCCGTGGCCGAGCGGGATCGCCATGCCCTGCTGCGACAGCAGTCTCCACATATGACGCCGCCACCCGTGTCTAATGCCTCGGGACTGATGGCCAGTCCGCTGAGCAAGATGTATGCCCCGCAGCCGGGCCAAAGGGGGCTAGGCACGTCACCGCCGCCGCATCTGCGACCGGGAGCCTCACCGCCGGTTATACGGCATCCGCAAATGCCGTTGCCATTGCCTCTGATTGCGCCGGGAGGAGGCATTCCACAGATCGGAGTGCATCCCGGCCAGTCGCCGTATCCACATCCACTGCTGCATCCCTCGGTCTTCTATTCGCCGCATCATCATCCCTTCAACTCGCATTACGGCTATGCACCGTACGGGCCTGGTTTCCCGGCCTACATGAAGCCGCCTCCACCGTCGGGACCTCTGGATCCCGCCGCCGTGATGGCCGCCCACCATGCCGGCCTGCAGGGtccgccgcagcagcagcagtcgcgACAGGACGAGCAGaacgccgccgctgctgctgcggcgcgAGATGCAGCCGAGAAGCAGCACCATCAGGCGGCGGCCGCAGCGGCAgcccagcagcaacagcagcagcaacagatgaAGGGCccgccccagcagcagcagcagggcggTCCGCAGCCCAACAAGCCGCCGACGCCAAAGACGCCCCAGGGTCCAGGGGGACCGGGTGTGCCAGTCGGCATGGGTGGGCCCGGAACGCCGACGGGCCTGCCGCCGGGTGCCTATCCGGGCTCCCATATGCCCGGCTACCCGCCTGGTCCGCCGCACGGCTCGCCTTTTGCCCCGCAAGATGGTCAGCAGCACGGCATGAAGCCCACTTCCCACATGGATGCCCTGCGAGCACACGCGCACTCTGCCAACTCGGCAGGCATGGGCGGAGGCCATCATCCAACGGAGCCAT TGCCCATTGACATTGAGCCGGATCCGGAGCCAGATATACCCAGTCCCACGCACAATATACAACGTGGTCCCAGTCCCGAGGCCAAGCCGGACGACACCGAATGCCATCGCTCCCAGTCTGCCAT ATTTGTCCGGCACATCGATCGCGGAGATTACAATTCCTGCACGAGAACGGATTTGATATTCAAGCCGGTGGCCGACTCGAAGCTAGCCCGAAAACGGGAGGAACGGGATCGCAAGCTGGCCGAGAAGGAGCGCGAACGGCGGCAG cagcagcaacaacagcaacagcagcagcaacaacagcaggcagcagccgctcAACAGGCGGCCCAGCAGGCCAAAATGAAAGCGGAACTAAAGCCCCCGTATGCCGATACGCCAGCCCTGCGACAACTCTCCGAATACGCACGCCCCCATGTCGCCTTCAG TCCTGTTGAACAGATGGTGCCATATCATCATCCAATGGGCCCCATGTACAGAGAGAG GGAACTGGAAGAGATCAAAAACGCACAAGCCGCCGCGGCGAGTCAATCCCGCCTCGATCCGCACTGGATGGAGTACTACAGACG CGGCATACATCCCTCACAGTTCCCACTCTATGCGAATCCGGCGATATCGCAGATGGAGAGGGAACGTTTGGGTATACCGCCACCGCATCACGTAGGCCTTGATCCGGGCGAGCACATGGTGCGTATG ATACGATTGACGAGAGAATATCATGCACACTCTCATACTCATTTACATTTGCCTTTGCATCCACAGCCGCAACCACCGGAGGCCGGTTTCCAACTGCCAC CGAACGTTGGCCAATATCCACGCCCAAATATGCTTATACCTAGGGAGCCGCACTCGGATGTCCTGCTGCGCATGTCCTATGCCGATCAACTACAG TATTTGCAGGCCGCCGAATTCCAGCGACAATCGCTGCACGATCAATACTTTAG AAATCAGCTGCGTTGA